In one window of Onychomys torridus chromosome 7, mOncTor1.1, whole genome shotgun sequence DNA:
- the Dusp7 gene encoding dual specificity protein phosphatase 7 has product MKNQLRGPPVRAHMSASGAAAAGGTRAGSEPGAGSGSGAGIGAGATTGAGAMPCKSAEWLQEELEARGGASLLLLDCRPHELFESSHIETAINLAIPGLMLRRLRKGNLPIRSIIPNHADKERFATRCKAATVLLYDEATAEWQPEPGAPASVLGLLLQKLRDDGCQAYYLQGGFNKFQTEYSEHCETNVDSSSSPSGSPPTSVLGLGGLRISSDCSDGESDRELPSSATESDGSPVPSSQPAFPVQILPYLYLGCAKDSTNLDILGKYGIKYILNVTPNLPNAFEHGGEFTYKQIPISDHWSQNLSQFFPEAISFIDEARSKKCGVLVHCLAGISRSVTVTVAYLMQKMNLSLNDAYDFVKRKKSNISPNFNFMGQLLDFERTLGLNSPCDNHAPSEQLYFSTPTNRNLFPINTLEST; this is encoded by the exons ATGAAAAACCAGCTCCGCGGGCCCCCAGTGCGGGCGCACATGTCGGCTTCGGGGGCCGCGGCGGCTGGGGGCACCCGGGCGGGGTCGGAGCCCGGTGCGGGATCTGGGTCCGGCGCGGGCATCGGGGCGGGAGCGACGACGGGAGCGGGGGCCATGCCCTGCAAGAGCGCCGAGTGGctgcaggaggagctggaggcgCGCGGTGGCGCGTCCCTTCTGCTGCTGGATTGCCGGCCGCACGAGCTCTTCGAGTCCTCGCACATCGAGACGGCCATCAACCTGGCCATCCCGGGTCTCATGCTGCGCCGCCTGCGCAAGGGCAATCTGCCCATCCGCTCCATCATTCCCAACCATGCTGACAAGGAGCGCTTCGCCACGCGCTGCAAGGCAGCCACCGTGCTGCTCTATGACGAGGCCACGGCTGAGTGGCAGCCCGAGCCCGGCGCTCCCGCCTCGGTTCTCGGCCTGCTCCTGCAGAAGCTGCGGGACGACGGCTGCCAGGCCTACTACCTCCAAG GTGGTTTCAACAAGTTCCAGACGGAGTACTCAGAGCATTGCGAGACTAACGTGGACAGCTCATCCTCTCCGAGCGGCTCACCACCCACCTCTGTGCTGGGCCTGGGGGGCCTGCGCATCAGTTCTGACTGCTCGGACGGCGAGTCAGACCGAGAGCTGCCCAGCAGTGCCACTGAGTCGGATGGCAGCCCTGTgccatccagccagccagccttccCAGTCCAGATCCTGCCCTACCTCTACCTCGGCTGTGCCAAGGACTCTACCAACCTGGATATACTTGGCAAGTACGGCATCAAATATATCCTCAATGTTACACCCAACTTGCCCAATGCCTTTGAGCATGGTGGCGAGTTCACCTACAAGCAGATCCCCATCTCTGACCACTGGAGCCAAAACCTCTCTCAGTTCTTCCCTGAGGCCATCAGCTTCATTG ATGAAGCCCGCTCCAAGAAGTGTGGTGTCTTGGTGCACTGCCTAGCAGGCATCAGCCGTTCGGTGACAGTTACTGTAGCCTACCTGATGCAAAAGATGAACCTGTCCCTCAACGATGCCTATGACTTCGTTAAAAGGAAAAAGTCTAACATCTCGCCCAACTTCAACTTCATGGGTCAGCTGCTGGACTTTGAGCGGACGCTGGGGCTCAACAGCCCGTGCGACAACCATGCACCCAGTGAACAGCTCTACTTCTCCACACCCACCAACCGCAACCTGTTCCCAATCAACACACTCGAGTCCACGTGA